Proteins from one Rosa chinensis cultivar Old Blush chromosome 7, RchiOBHm-V2, whole genome shotgun sequence genomic window:
- the LOC112175360 gene encoding uncharacterized protein LOC112175360, with protein sequence MHMDYTGLNEGFNVCSLNQKGMTVVEKLRAKLQLASNLSSPNSEAPNYMELICWKTIGRFGTSSRAQSDSSCRRIQLYGTVCLLLCWLEHLLMAFIWCILLTLNSVMIVILAPSFFCCFLSCSSGSMDLICCYRSHLCQDACCTRISVLLCSLSLSDMNLRSCTLNAFLCFS encoded by the exons ATGCATATGGACTACACTGGTTTGAATGAGGGATTCAACGTTTGCAGTTTAAATCAGAAGGG AATGACAGTGGTAGAGAAACTCAGAGCAAAACTGCAGTTGGCATCAAACCTGTCCAGTCCAAACTCTGAAGCACCCAACTACATGGAACTTATATGCTGGAAAACCATAGGGCGGTTTGGAACAAGCTCTAGAG ctCAATCCGACTCGAGCTGCAGAAGAATCCAGTTGTACGGGACCGTTTGTTTATTGCTGTGTTGGTTGGAGCACTTGCTTATGGCTTTTATTTGGTGTATTTTATTGACATTGAATTCTGTTATGATTGTTATACTGGCACCGagctttttttgttgtttcttatCATGTTCTTCAGGATCTATGGACCTTATCTGCTGCTACAGAAGTCATTTATGCCAAGATGCATGCTGCACACGCATCTCTGTTTTACTCTGTTCTTTATCTCTATCTGATATGAATCTAAGGTCTTGCACATTAAATGCCTTCCTCTGTTtctcttag